From the Musa acuminata AAA Group cultivar baxijiao chromosome BXJ3-7, Cavendish_Baxijiao_AAA, whole genome shotgun sequence genome, one window contains:
- the LOC103992036 gene encoding nonsense-mediated mRNA decay factor SMG7 codes for MMTAPMVRSSSTSPGELAQRLLEKNVELENGLRRSTKLKLPSDPNAWLQMRENYEIIILEDHDFSEKHDVEFVLWQLHYRRIEEFRQHINAAASAGSNATFGGKVLVRPDKIKKIRSVFKSFLTEATGFYHDLILKISVKYGLPLNYFSEGIEKEIVLAKDEKKLAEIKKGLMSCHRCLIYLGDLARYKELYGERDSVSRDYAAASTYYLQSASLCPSSGNPHHQLAILASYSGDDLLAVYWYFRSLAVEIPFSTARDNLIIAFDKNRQGYSLLYGNLKTAPGRRLSSHSAGRGRGRWDAKFLLKDTKIQVTATNEQELTMSEVFKAFSTCFVRLNGILFTRMSLETFGEVLSSVINDLNVLLSSGPEEELNFGLGASENALIILRLVAILIFTVHNVKRESENQSYAEILQRTVLLQNAFTAAFEFAGYILKRCIELHDATSSYLLPAILVFIEWLACHPDVAAGIDAEEKQAGARSVFWNQFVSLMNKLIQTGLASATGDKDETCFFNMSRYDDGESGSRIALWEDFELRGFLPLVPAQFILDFSRMHAYMNDGGKKDKVSRVQRILAAGQSLMNIVSIDEQRIYFDPSVKKFIVGTEPLSFKGEIDPTFSSPLDSNVTEQGSQNESVADLGVALRTYNPGVTQTKVQLYVEGEEDEEVIVFKPTTAEKYPDVSASVLNTYDLVNPVQASLATDLMTHEHLSVHSDGFPMSAVSNVSLELHPSTTNVSQLPLQYVNSDNSRWFMKQDAFLSDGLKNVNITENGYLNKHMLQEGSSNSQLSSFAPLFSFPVSLGANSTLSSQTKAAEDVFPSTLDTIVPSGLSSDGMTMNLSSALPSLRKNPVSRPVRHSGPPPGFRFIASKQLNGASDTSFAKEQQPDVDDYSWLDDVQSSSTKAMGTANSYNQNTHWFPYVNMNNTTASSAASSFPFPGKQVSNVQTQVADEQKWHDFQLFQQLKAYNGQKLQQLNPQQSLPPEQHQAQSLWSSPYFV; via the exons atgatgacCGCGCCAATGGTTAGGTCTTCTTCCACCTCGCCTGGGGAGCTTGCACAGCGACTTCTTGAAAAG aACGTTGAATTGGAGAATGGGCTGCGAAGGTCCACAAAGTTAAAACTTCCTTCAGACCCTAATGCTTGGCTGCAAATGCGTGAAAACTATGAGATTATAATTCTTGAagatcatgatttttcagaaaaGCATGATGTGGAGTTTGTCCTGTGGCAACTGCACTACAGAAGAATTGAGGAGTTCAGGCAGCACATTAACGCAGCAGCCTCGGCCGGATCAAATGCAACTTTTGGTGGGAAGGTTCTCGTCCGGCCTGATAAAATTAAGAAAATCCGTTCAGTTTTTAAAAGCTTCTTAACAGAAGCTACTGGATTTTACCATGATCTGATATTGAAGATCAGTGTAAAATATGGCCTGCCTTTGAATTACTTCAGTGAGGGCATTGAGAAAGAAATTGTTTTGGCAAAAGATGAAAAGAAATTGGCTGAGATAAAGAAAGGGCTTATGTCTTGTCATCGTTGTCTGATATATTTAGGGGACCTTGCTCGCTACAAAGAACTATATGGAGAGAGGGACTCCGTTAGTCGTGATTATGCAGCTGCTTCAACTTACTACTTGCAGTCTGCTTCTCTTTGTCCTTCGAGTGGTAATCCACATCATCAG CTAGCAATACTTGCTTCCTACTCAGGTGATGACTTGTTGGCAGTCTACTGGTACTTCAGAAGTTTGGCAGTGGAAATACCCTTTTCAACAGCACGAGATAACTTGATCATCGCTTTTGATAAG AATCGTCAAGGTTACTCTCTGCTGTATGGCAATTTGAAAACTGCTCCAGGCAGACGACTGTCTTCGCATTCAGCTgggagaggtagaggaagatgGGATGCAAAGTTTCTCCTAAAAGATACCAAAATTCAAGTGACTGCGACCAACGAGCAAGAGTTGACTATGTCAGAAGTGTTTAAAGCCTTTTCCACTTGCTTTGTTCGTCTTAATGGCATCCTTTTCACACGGATGAG CTTGGAAACTTTTGGAGAGGTATTATCATCTGTGATTAATGATCTAAATGTGCTCCTTTCTTCTGGTCCTGAAGAGGAGCTTAATTTTGGTCTGGGTGCTTCTGAAAATGCATTGATCATTTTGAGGCTTGTTGCAATTCTGATATTCACTGTACACAATGTGAAAAGAGAGTCTGAAAACCAGTCATATGCTGAGATTCTGCAGCGTACAGTGTTGCTGCAGAATGCATTCACTGCTGCCTTTGAGTTTGCTGGATACATCCTCAAGAGATGCATAGAGCTGCATGATGCTACATCAAGCTATCTCTTGCCagctattctggttttcatcgagTGGTTGGCATGTCATCCAGATGTAGCAGCAGGTATTGATGCAGAGGAAAAGCAAGCAGGTGCAAGATCAGTTTTCTGGAATCAATTTGTCTCATTAATGAATAAACTTATTCAGACAGGACTTGCATCTGCTACTGGTGACAAGGATGAAACCTGCTTTTTTAACATGAGTAGGTATGATGATGGAGAAAGTGGTAGTAGGATTGCACTATGGGAGGATTTTGAGTTAAGAGGTTTCTTACCCTTAGTGCCAGCGCAATTCATTTTGGATTTTTCGAGGATGCATGCCTACATGAATGATGGAGGCAAAAAGGACAAAGTATCCCGTGTCCAGAGGATTCTAGCAGCTGGACAGTCTCTTATGAATATTGTTTCAATTGATGAGCAGAGAATATATTTTGATCCTAGCGTCAAGAAATTTATAGTGGGTACAGAGCCTTTATCATTCAAAGGTGAAATAGATCCTACCTTTTCAAGTCCATTGGATTCAAATGTTACTGAACAGGGAAGTCAGAATGAGAGTGTGGCTGATCTTGGAGTAGCATTAAGGACATATAATCCTGGAGTGACTCAAACCAAGGTACAATTATATgtggaaggagaagaagatgaagaagtaaTTGTCTTTAAGCCTACAACTGCTGAGAAGTATCCGGATGTATCTGCTTCGGTGTTGAATACCTATGACTTAGTCAACCCTGTACAAGCATCTTTAGCAACTGATTTGATGACTCATGAGCATCTTTCTGTACATTCTGATGGTTTTCCGATGTCGGCAGTATCCAATGTGAGTTTGGAACTACATCCATCTACCACTAATGTCTCACAGCTACCTTTGCAGTATGTGAATTCTGACAATTCCAGATGGTTTATGAAGCAAGATGCATTTTTGTCTGATGGACTGAAAAATGTTAACATAACAGAAAATGGTTACTTGAATAAGCATATGTTGCAAGAAGGCTCAAGTAACTCGCAGCTTAGTTCATTTGcacctttattttcttttcctgtCAGTTTAGGTGCCAACAGCACACTCTCTAGCCAGACTAAAGCTGCAGAAGATGTGTTTCCATCTACACTTGATACTATAGTGCCTTCAGGATTAAGCTCTGATGGCATGACCATGAACCTCTCTTCAGCCTTGCCATCATTAAGAAAAAATCCTGTGAGTCGTCCAGTTAGGCACTCTGGACCCCCTCCTGGATTTAGGTTTATTGCTTCTAAACAACTGAATGGAGCAAGTGATACTTCTTTTGCAAAGGAACAGCAGCCTGATGTTGATGATTACAGCTGGCTAGATGATGTTCAATCTTCATCAACCAAAGCAATGGGAACGGCAAACTCATATAATCAAAATACGCATTGGTTTCCATATGTTAATATGAACAACACTACTGCCTCTAGTGCTGCTTCCAGCTTCCCATTTCCTGGGAAACAAGTATCTAATGTGCAAACTCAAGTGGCAGATGAGCAAAAATGGCATGATTTTCAGCTTTTTCAGCAACTGAAAGCTTACAATGGGCAGAAGCTTCAGCAACTAAATCCACAGCAGAGTTTGCCACCTGAACAACATCAAGCACAATCTCTTTGGTCTAGCCCATACTTCGTGTGA